GCAGGGCCTGGCAATCCAAACGAGCGGCTGCTATGTCGACGGCACCTACGGTGGCGGCGGGCATGCGCGCGCGCTGCTGGCGGCGCTGGGACCGAATGGCCGGCTGCTGGCCATCGACAAGGATCCGGCGGCCGCCGAGCGGGCGCGGGCCGAATTCGCCGGCGATGCGCGCGTCAGCATCCACCACGGCAGCTTTGCACGCCTGGGCGAGTTCGTGGACGCGCACGGTCTGCGCGGGCAGATCGCCGGGGTACTGCTGGACCTTGGCATGTCGTCGATCCAGCTTGACGATGCGCAGCGCGGTTTCAGCTTCATGCGCCCCGGGCCGCTGGACATGCGCATGGACACCAGCCGCGAGCCGACCGCCGCGCAGTGGCTGCAGGACGCCGACCAGGCGCAGATCGAACAGGTCCTGCGCGAATTGGGCGAGGAGCGCTACGCGCGCCGCATCGCCGCCGCCGTGGTGGCGCGCCGCGCGCAGGCGCCGATCGCCACCACCGACGATCTGGTCAACGTGGTGCGCGGCGCCATGCCGCGGCGCGAGCAGCACAAGCACTTTGCGACGCGCACCTTCCAGGCGCTGCGCATGGTCGTCAATCACGAGCTGGACGACCTGGCCACCGGTCTCGATCAGGCGCTGTCGGTGCTGGCGCCCGGCGGGCGGCTGGTGGTGCTGAGCTTCCATTCCCTCGAAGACCGGCCGGTCAAGCAGTTCATGCGCCTGCACGCCGGGCGCTTCGAGGGCGCGCACGAACCGCCCGTGCTGCGCCTGGTGCGGGTGCCCAAGAAGGCCGGCGCGGCCGAACTGGCGGTCAATCCGCGCGCGCGCAGCGCCATCCTGCGCGTGGCCGAGCGCCTGCCCGATCCGGCGCCCGCCCATGATTGAGCGCATCGGCCATCTGCTGCTGGCGGCGCTGCTGCTGGTCTGCTTCGCCTGCGCGCTGGGGGTGGTGCATATCAAGTACCGCGAACGCCGCCTGGTGACCGAGCTGAGCGAGCTGCGCGAGAGCCGTGACCGTCTCGACAGCGAGTGGAGCCGCCTGCTGCTGGAAGAGGCCACGTTGACCACGCATGCGCGGGTCGAGGGCAAGGCGCGCGACGAGCTGGGCATGGTCCTGCCGCAGCCGCAGGAAATGGCGCAGGTGCGACGATGAGCGCCGTGTTCTCGCGTCCGCGTCACTACCTTGTGCTGGTCCTGCTCCTGCTGGCCGGTGGCGCGCTGATGGCGCAGGCCGTGTACCTGCACACGCTGCGCACGCAGTTCCTGAAAGGCCAGGGTGATGCGCGCGCCCTGCGCACCGTGTCCATCAATGCCCATCGCGGCATGCTGCTGGACCGCAACGGTGAGCCGCTGGCCATCAGCGCGCCGGTCGATTCGGTATGGGTGGTGCCGGAGGATTTTCGCAAGGCGCGGCAGCGCTGGCCCGAACTGGCGCATGCGCTGGGGCTGGACCCGGCGCAACTGTCGGCCACCGTGGCGGCGCGGGCCGACACCAGATTCGCCTATCTGCGCCGCGCGGTGCCGCCGGAAATGGCCGATGCCGCCCTGGCACTGAAGCTGCCCGGCGTCTACCGCCAGCGCGGCTACCGCCGTTACTACCCGCTGGCCGAAGCCGCCGGCCACGTGGTCGGCTACACCGATATCGACGACAACGGCCAGGGCGGGCTCGAAGCCGCCTATGACGGCCACCTGCGCGGCACGCCGGGCAGGGAGCGCATCGTGCTCGACGCTCGGCGTCAACGCGTCGCCCTGCTCGAAACCATCGCCCCGCCGCGACCGGGCAAGGATCTGAAGCTGTCCATCGACCGGCGCATCCAGTACCTGGCCTATCGCGAGCTGAAAGCCGCCGTGCTGCGCCACAAGGCGGCCTCCGGCATGGCGGTGATGCTGGATGTGGCCAGCGGCGAGGTGCTGGCCATGGTCAACCAGCCGACCTTCAACCCGAACGATCGCGCCGATCAGGATCCGGACCGCCGCCGCAACCGGGCCGTCACCGATCCGTTCGAGCCGGGCTCCACCATCAAGCCGTTCACCGTGGCCGCCGCCCTGGCGCACCACAGCTTCGATCCGCACCGCGTGATCGACACCTCCCCCGGCTACCTGCGCGTGGCCCGGCATACCGTGCGCGATGTACACAACTACGGCGCGCTGGACATGGCCGGCGTGATCCGCAAGTCGAGCAACGTCGGCGCGGTACAGATCGGCCT
This Immundisolibacter cernigliae DNA region includes the following protein-coding sequences:
- the ftsL gene encoding cell division protein FtsL encodes the protein MIERIGHLLLAALLLVCFACALGVVHIKYRERRLVTELSELRESRDRLDSEWSRLLLEEATLTTHARVEGKARDELGMVLPQPQEMAQVRR
- a CDS encoding peptidoglycan D,D-transpeptidase FtsI family protein; protein product: MSAVFSRPRHYLVLVLLLLAGGALMAQAVYLHTLRTQFLKGQGDARALRTVSINAHRGMLLDRNGEPLAISAPVDSVWVVPEDFRKARQRWPELAHALGLDPAQLSATVAARADTRFAYLRRAVPPEMADAALALKLPGVYRQRGYRRYYPLAEAAGHVVGYTDIDDNGQGGLEAAYDGHLRGTPGRERIVLDARRQRVALLETIAPPRPGKDLKLSIDRRIQYLAYRELKAAVLRHKAASGMAVMLDVASGEVLAMVNQPTFNPNDRADQDPDRRRNRAVTDPFEPGSTIKPFTVAAALAHHSFDPHRVIDTSPGYLRVARHTVRDVHNYGALDMAGVIRKSSNVGAVQIGLSMSPAQMWESFARFGFGVPTSTGFPGEASGLLRAAQSWRQVEQVTMAFGYGVSGTALQLARAYAALASGGLLRPVSFLAVPASEQPAGERALPADVAAEVNAMLEGVVGPGGTATKAAIAGYRVAGKTGTTHIAAGGSYDRRRYLATFAGFAPVSNPRLVLLVSLRDPQGAYYGGEVAAPVFQSVMAGALRMLGVAPDALPAAPLIPPTPAATPNLLQAAERRL
- the rsmH gene encoding 16S rRNA (cytosine(1402)-N(4))-methyltransferase RsmH, with product MSHTGAGTHRPVMLDEVMQGLAIQTSGCYVDGTYGGGGHARALLAALGPNGRLLAIDKDPAAAERARAEFAGDARVSIHHGSFARLGEFVDAHGLRGQIAGVLLDLGMSSIQLDDAQRGFSFMRPGPLDMRMDTSREPTAAQWLQDADQAQIEQVLRELGEERYARRIAAAVVARRAQAPIATTDDLVNVVRGAMPRREQHKHFATRTFQALRMVVNHELDDLATGLDQALSVLAPGGRLVVLSFHSLEDRPVKQFMRLHAGRFEGAHEPPVLRLVRVPKKAGAAELAVNPRARSAILRVAERLPDPAPAHD